In the genome of Podospora pseudocomata strain CBS 415.72m chromosome 7, whole genome shotgun sequence, the window CattttggggttgtgggggtagcgggagagggagttggggCCGAGGCGGGAGtagagggggtggtgagagtcGAGGTGGGGCGTTATGGTtaggttgagggggtggtgttgtcgtttGATACCGTGCGGAGGCCGGGAGGGCTTCCGGTGGGTGACCAAgcgggttgttgttgagggcagGACGACATGCATTAGGACTGGGCTAGAGGAGAGGTGtgttttggttgttgagatgAGTCTAGAGGTAGCGGTCGAAATGCATCAAGGATGTCTGGAGAGTGGTGAGGTCTAGAAGATGGTTAATACTTAGGTATTGAAGAGGTAGAGGATGGGCATCATGAACAACGTGTTGGACTtatcaagaacaacaacttTGTAGCGACATGGCACCGGAAAGCAGCTCGAGGAAGCAGGAAGGGCGTGTTGCAACATCGACAAATGACAGTCGAAAGTGCAAAATCATGTGCCAGACAGATGATGGCAAGCGCGGCAGGTAGCAAGCGCGGCAGGCAGCAGGAAGGTGTCATGATATGTCCAAACAGATTTCAAACAATTGTTGAGCTTTTACTGTGTTTTCTGTAGTGCGAGGCGGCCACCAGCGAACTCAAAAAAGCCCACTTCAGCCCGGTTCAGTCATCAAACCCTTTATCCTGAAATTTGACCAGACCAACAGACCAACTTGCCAAAGACATATCGATATATATACCAGATTCCTTTGTGTTTCCAATGCAGTCATTCACATCGTATCCCATATACTTTCATTCCAACAATACACACAAGCCCCCCCAAGGGAACAAACGACATCTCCAACTTTTGGCCCTACATAAGCGTACAACAGGCCTTGATACAGCCGAAGATGCCATCGTCCTCCGGCTCTTCAGGGCGTTGTGGACGCTGGGGCTGTTCTGGCCGGGGCCGATGCGGTCTCTTCTGAGGACGGCTGTGCGACTGGTGCCCATCTGGCTGTgggggcagagggggaggagcctCGACACGGTTGCCACCGAGATCAACATAGATACGCCCCTCGTTTTCCTCTGTGGCATAGTCTAGACCGAGTTCTCGGCAGAGCTGCTCAACACGCGGCTTAATCTTTCGGACCCCCCCAGTTGAGTGATTGCCCTTCCCGACAATGACGTGCAAGTGGGACTGACCGCGAGCCTGAGCATCACGGATTCTGGCTTCAAGGATATCCTCTGCCTCTTCAACAAACAGACCATGCAAGTCGATGGTATCCTCAGCTATCCGGCCCATGGCGTTGTTCTCCCGGAAGATGAATTCGGCAGCCTGTTTGTTATACTCGGCCTGCTTCGCTTGATGGCGTTTGCCCTCGTTCGACAAAGACTTTGCCTCGGCGCCATCCCCACGCTCATATGCTTCATGAGCCTGCCATCGTCAATGTGGTTAGTGAGATTCTACTGCGAGATAGGAGGACAACCCGTACCCGATCAAAGCatgacttcttcttctctgcctctgcccGAGCCAGATCTCTCAAACGATCATActcttcctccaactctACACTGGTCCTGTGGTTGAACGCTGTTTATACACATTAGACCCGAGTACACCGCAATTGTTTACGAAGGGCATACCATGACCTCCGAGACGCTCTAGCGGAATAGCGGACGACGCCATGTCGTCGTTTTATGCCACTATTCAGGTTATAGTAACAAGGCTGGCTCGCGAGGCTGCCAGGGTTATCGAAACTGGAGTCTTTTACAGAGGATTGTTCTTGTggaacatcaacaaccgaAGTGATCACCAACTGAAGTGCTGGGGACCCTAGTCTCTATCAGGCATTGAGCGGTGTGGCGCGTAAGAGTGCCAAGAACGAGGCCCGCTGTGAGAGGCGCTGAACGGAGATCGTACAGGCTCAGATGATGGCGGGGAGCCACACATCGCGTGAGAGCTGCAGGTTCATCCCATATCGACCGCCTTCCCTTCAGCTTGAGCATAGCGCGTCGGTCATGGGCAAAGAGTCTTCAAGGCCCTTACAACACTGTTTCTGAAAGTCAATGAAACGAGAAACCCAACACTCGCAACCGTCACTTCCCTTGTTCTTGGGTTGATATCTGACAAGAATAACCTGGAAAATCGAGCCCCTATTTCCCACGCCTCTTCCTTGTTTGCCACGCCGCAGCCTTCATCCCATCACGAAAAGGACCGCTTTGACCAGTTCTTCCCGAGGTCTCCACGAATGTCAGCTTCTAGAAGATTGCTTCTTTGATCTTAGCGTCTGATACTGCCAGCGCCAACCGGAAATGGGATGCTGGGGTCTTGGGATGCGAAATTAATTTAAAGCTGGCTCGGCAGCTGGGCGGCTCAACCTTTCATGCATCTAAACGGAATATCAATGGGCGCCTCGCACGCTGGCCCTGTGGAAAGCTTCGAAAGGCGTTCGCCAACCAGCACGAAAAGAAATAACTTGAACCATGGTGCAAAACGCAGATTCCGGGTAGCTGGTAACAacggctttttttttttttttttgcagcGGCACAGGCGGTCACGCCGGCGGCCAGGCTCTTGTCAGCTGAAGTTACATTTCGCAATTgcgggaggcggcggggatCTTTCGTGCAGCAGAAGCAAGTTGGTTGACGATGGAACCCTCCATGACATCCTCGCATTTCTCCATCGTGGAGGTCGAATCAGCGTGCTGTTCCTCACATCTGCCCAGGCACCAAAGGAGTGGAGCAGCAGCTTTTCTCTCTCAGGGGATTGGCtctgttgttttttttcaTGATCCACAGACCACGCGGTTGGCGGGCTCCAATCTAGGTAGTCGATTGTAGTAGTTCCACCCAGCGCAGGTCTGAGGGCTTCCTAGACCTGCTGGATCTTTTAATTGCAGACAATTTCCAGCGATCGGGAATTTGATAGCAACCATACCTAGCCAGCTTTTCGATTTTCGTCCCAGGAAAGATGTAGAATAGGGGCCTTGTTTGTTGTGTCCATCACGGCATTCATGCATGGCAACGTCGATAGGCAGAGGATACTGCGGCTTTCTCTATCGCGATCATGAGAGAGCGGACACCTGCAGCAAGAGGGGTGTCGATCACATAAGCGGGGTGCCAGGGGGTTGCTAACTTCTTGCGGCAACGAAAGATACCGCAAGGATTATCGTACAATGGATATGTGCATATCCAGGCCACTACTATCGGCCTCGATCCGTCGCATTGTGTTTTGCCATTTCGTCATAGGGGTTTAGGTTGTTGCCATACAAGGTGCTACGAGATACAACATGGCGGCAGAGCAACCGGAACACATCTCGTCAATGGGCTTGGGATGGCGCTGCGAACGGCTGCAGATATGGCTGTTGTACCTATTCAACGCTGTTGGCCACAGACGATTGACGGACGATTGCCTGTCGCGTAGTTGAATGTTCGGCTAATTATGGCAATGTTTCAAAAGATTGCATTGACTGAGGTACAGTTTTGTAGTAGATTGGAAAGGTGTTTTGGTGTGCacggatgatgacgatgttgtAGAGGAGGGCACGCAACGTTCCAGAAGGGAAAGGAGGTTGGGACaaccatatatatatatatatatatatatatcgtGGTATCTCATTTGGACCTTCACAGCCGGGAGGGAACAGTGCCATGGGGGCGGGTTTGTTGTGGAAGCATGAAAGaaggttttgtttttgattATGGTATTACCACCCACCTGGGTAACTACTCGACCCTTTTTCTGGTGTTGCAAAAGCGGTGAAGAGCGCGCGCTTCCTTACCTTACTTGCATAAACCTcgcgagcagcagcaggccgCGATTCAGTATTCACGCAAGCAAATGAATTGGACATGACGCCGGCGGTACTCCCTGGCGGCCGGGCGAAGTGGTCTACCGTCTTTATAAAAATGACGGGCAGTCCGTGGTCACGGACGGGCCCGGTGGTTTTTTTGTCGTATGGTTTTTGGAGATTTGTATCCACTGTTCTCCATTGGGACCTGGAttgggggtggatgtggaagATTAACAGATGCAGGTTGCAGGTATCGAGGCACTGGGGATTATGCGACGATGATGGGCAGGCAGGCACTCCGGAGTTTTTTTGTTCATTCCTGCGGTTTGAGAGACAACTTTGACAACGGAAAATGCGGAAgtgggatggatgatgggcTTTGATGTAAGGGGAGCTGTTTGTTTGGCTGGCGATCTGCTAATAAGCTCAGAGACGGAGATGTCTCAGACATTGGCGATCAACGTTTTCTGCCGTGTttggctttgttgatgttgatagTTTTTTAAttcatttttattttttgccAGCTCAGAGGTTATGATAAACCAGACCTGACAACAATGGATGGTGGCCTTGTAACAGTACGGGGGCAAAACACCCAGCTCGATGATGGTCGATCTGGAACTCGGCTCTCGGGAAGCCAGGCGATTGGgggcttggagggggtgtttcAAGACCACTCAAAGGAGGGGTCAATAGGGCGGCAGTAGGGAAAGGCGAACTGCTGGTGGAGATGCGGGAAACAAAGGAGATGGTGATTGAGTTGGGGCTGTCACGGTAATATATCAGTTTCGCCATCGATGGGGCcgatttcttttctttttttgtctcGGTCTGAGAAAGACCTTCCAACAAACTGTCACGGGGTTGTCGTGATGATGCTACTGTAGGTGTATGCTAGCCCCGGTAGATAGATAAAAATCCCATCATCTGCGAATTGTTTCGGCTAATGGCGCCGTCTCTCACTAGCGGGCGCCACTCCACTGCCCAGTGCCTTGTGCTACCAGGGGTTGCTCTTTCGGGAAGCCCAAAAGACCATTTTGATCGAAGGAGGTCTCGGTCAAATGCGCGCCTCCAGGCGATCTCTTGAGCGGGCAGCCTCAGAGCAGGCTGGGATGCGAAGCCGAGAAGCGAGAAAAGACATCGATGAGGCGGTGGAAGGCGTAGAACAACAGGTAGCAGCATCAGTAATTCAGTATCATCAGGGTTGCCGGCTTCAGACTGGACAGGGGGTCAGGGGGCCGGCTCCTCAGGGGGGGATCTTTATTTTTTCTGGCTGCTTGCTTGCCAAAGGGAACAATGTCCGGGCTCTGGCCAGTTAGGGATCTTGGGGGGCCCCATAATTCCTGCAAGCTCCGAAGAAAAAATTCGCTGCCATTGGCTGGGCTACTGGTCCCCCCCGAATTGCAGCGTGCATGGCTCCGCGTTTCCTTCACATTAACAGAACCAACCCTcccactctcctcctcttcctttgaCCTCCGGCTCACACCCTCCCGCGATCCTGATTCCTGAGTTGAGCAGCACACAGCAAGGCCAACCCGCCCTTTCTGTCTGACTGCCGAACCCGACCCCCGACTCGAACAACCATCGCGGCGTGTTGTTTTCCATCAgccttttccctttccttcaTTAACAACCAAAGTCCTAATAGCCGTTCGATTGACGGTTTGCCGGTTGTCCGGAAACAATAGTGAGTGAAGCctcccacacacacccacacacaccgcacccccaaacccccaaaacggCTTTTCCCCAGGACAGCCAGCAAGCAAGCCTTTCTTCTGCCACACACCAAGGGTTCTCGTGGCGCTCCATCAAAGCGACTCTGTCCCGACGTCGAATTGAATTGCGAATCGTGTAAACATCGAAGGGTTATCcatcgctgtcgctgtcgagagggagagaggcgGGCTTTGTCATCGCGGGAAGGTGGCAGAGGACAAGAGGGAGTTGACGGCGACGAAAAATCGGCCGATCGGCCCTGCCCAGCCCAGAGAGGTCGCGATCCCAGACCAAACGCGCGACCGTAAAATCATCATCTCAACTCTCGACGACTGGATAGACTAACGCGTGGTGTTTTCTTCCCATCAGCAGACCGCTTCGTTCGAATTAATATCCCCCGATTGAAAACATACCTTCTTTTTTTGATCAGATTTGTCATCGACATCTAAGCCAAGATGGGTTGCGGAATGAGcacagaggagaaggagggcaaggcccGGAacgaggagattgagaacCAGTTGAAGAGGGATCGGATGCAGCAGCGCAATGAGATCAAGATGTTGCTTCTGGGTGAGTTTTTATCGTCTCCGCGGCGGGTCCTTATGTGGCCCATTGTTCGCTGAGTCGTCGTCCCGTCGGCCAATGGCGCCAGGGACGCTGGCGAGGTGCCCTGTTATTAGTACCCCCCGGGGGCTAACCATCAATCGCAGGTGCTGGTGAATCCGGAAAGTCAACTATTTTGAAGCAGATGAAGCTGATCCATGAGGGCGGCTACTCGCGCGACGAGCGCGAGTCCTTCAAGGAGATCATCTTCAGCAACACTGTCCAGTCGATGCGCGTCATTCTCGAGGCGATGGAGTCATTGGAGTTGCCATTGGCCGATGCCCGCATGGAGTACCACGTCCAGACCATCTTCATGCAACCAGCTCAGATTGAGGGAGATGTCCTTCCCCcagaggttggcaatgcCATTGAGGCTTTGTGGAGAGATGCCGGTGTCCAGAGCTGCTTCAAGCGCTCAAGAGAGTATCAGCTCAACGACTCTGCCAGATAGTAGGTTTCTTTGTGCTTGCAAATGTGCTGTGCAATCATTGTTAACCCATTCACTCCAGCTACTTTGACAACATCGCCCGTATCGCCGCCCCCGACTACATGCCCAACGACCAGGATGTCCTTCGGTCCCGTGTCAAGACTACTGGTATCACGGAGACGACTTTCATTATTGGTGAGCTCACGTACAGGATGTTCGATGTCGGCGGTCAAAGATCAGAACGTAAGAAGTGGATTCACTGCTTCGAGAACGTCACGACCATCCTGTTCCTCGTCGCTATCTCCGAGTACGATCAGCTCctgtttgaggatgagacGGTCAACCGCATGCAAGAAGCTCTCACGCTCTTCGACTCCATCTGCAACTCCAGGTGGTTCATCAAGACCTCGATCattctcttcctcaacaagatCGACAGGTTTAAGGAGAAGCTCCCTGTCAGCCCAATGAAGAACTACTTCCCCGACtacgagggtggtgatgactaCGGCCAGGCTTGCGACTACATCCTCAACCGTTTCGTGTCCCTGAACCAGCACGAGAGCAAGCAAATCTACACACATTTTACTTGCGCCACGGACACAACGCAAATCCGCTTCGTGATGGCTGCTGTGAATGGTAAGCTTGTTCATTTTTCACGTCCGGGTGCCAACTAGGTGCTAACTGTCACAGATATCATCATCCAGGAGAACCTCCGCCTCTGCGGTCTCATCTGATAGCAGATCGGATGACGACTGGACTCGTCGGACGCAACACCATGCTGTCCGCCAGAGATCAGTCACACTTCATGGCACTCGGCCGACCATCGAATATACCCCACCGACCCTGATGTGAAACGGCGCGTACCATGAAGCTTATTCGCCCCCCACAACTGATCCTACCCTCCTACCTCCCAGCATTCTCCAATCCTCATCGCTCTTGACCTTGTCACTTCACCAGGTCTCCCCTTTATTTGTTAGCCACTGGAGAAAAGTCGGGGATGGCGATCCCCGATGTATGAATCGTATTGCGTGTATCTCCAACACAACGAAAGAGAGGTTTAGGGAGAGAGCAGCAGACGTTTTTTGTGGTCGAAAAAGAAACCGGAAtctggttttggggggggaacAGGGGAAGGGATACATATGTTGTTTAATCATGATGTCGTTTTTATTTTCCTTTTTTACTTTTCATCTCATTTTATCCTGTCTGCGCTGGTTCTCTctatttctctctctttctctctcactctctaCCTCTCACTCTGAAAAGAAAAATCACTCTCTGACTTGTCTGTCTGTTGTTGAACTCTATATGATTTTTTGTTCTACAAAGTCAAATGGAAAAACACAACGGTCCATGTcaacacacactctctctccCTTCACACTGCCCCCCTCCGTTCCAATCGAAATGCTGGACGACCGTTACGACTATACTACTTCTATGCAATGGATGAGTGtgggggatggatgagggatggatgatgggatggcttggttggggtgggggttgattgATGAGTGGGAGACGGAcagagagaggaggggaggggaggggaggggattgagaagcagagaggaggatgagggttggaggaggggaggggaggggaggggagatgaTATACCACCGTGCTAACTGCGcattttcctcttttttctgttgtttcttttttctaCTTTTTattgtttctctctctctctctctctctctttctctctctctcactcactctctCTGTTACTCTGCCCGTTTTCTGTTTCTTTTGAacagaagaggagagagtttttctttttcaggTTGTTAAATATTTGGAGCAATGGGTGGGCGGAGTGTTTTGTTGTTAGGGGGGGAAGGTATTTAGGTAGTTTTCTCGAGAGATgtgtagttgttgttgttgttgttgttgttgttgttgttgtgtatGTGtagtttgggggaggaggggagggggtggagggccGGTGAATTGAATGGGTGTTTTTCTGAATACCGTATCTGCTTGTTGAGTTGGTGACTGAACATATCCGTATGACTGAACAAGTTTGAGATGAGTGATAAAGCAAACGTTTGACGGAAGGAGTTGTTGGTTGTCATGAGCAAGACATGACAATGCCAGTGACACGCGGTCTAGTAGCAAACTGCTGATGACTAGGTATAGACGAGAAGTGCTGTCTAGATGATTCCAGCAGGATCCTAGCTAATATTATTGCCGGCAACACCGAAACAGAGGCTGCGTGACAGTGTTGATCTCAACACTCGTTTTTGTACTGGCGACACATGGTAGGTATATTGACTCCTTGCACAGCCATTGCAGACATTTACGTCATTCCTCCTTTAGAATGGTGATTATTTTCAATTTGGAGTTGTATGGTGTTTTTCGCAGTGGGAAAACGGGACGTGGGATAAGGTGTGATTCCTCGGTACTTACAGTagatgatgggggatgaAACACGGGGGTGGGAACACCATACCAcatcacaccacaccacaccacaccacaccataCCACCTTTAGTTTTGGGGGGTCAAAAAGGCATGGAAAGGTGAGGCAGTAGCGAGTGTTTCGATTTGTGGATCTGGTCATAAAAGGGTGATATAAACAGGGAGGATGTACATCATGTGACTTTTACATTCCTGTAACGGGGTGCTGGAGGCGGTGAAAGATTATATGTGAGTGATATGTTCTAAGGGTGTTGTTTAGTAGTGGCACAGCTAAGCCAGCCTTGTGCATATTGGGGATTATGCCGTCGGGCTTTTGCTACCTACAAGGTAGGTTTTGGTACCGAACAGTGACTTTCAGCAGAGGGTAAAAGCGGCTGGAGATCTGGCTTTAGTCACTTTACTAGATTTGTTTCCAGTTCTCAGACTGCATTTTCTTCTCAACGAATAGGATGGATTGTTACTCGCGACGATCCCCCCGAGGCGCTGAATGGAACCTATAGACAGAGCGACATCATTGGAGGACAGAAAGCGGctcagcaccaccatccagTGATCCCACGGTTACAGTTAGATTGACCCAGGACCTACATGACCCCAAAACCGGACCTGCAGGAGACATCTGCTAAGCAACC includes:
- a CDS encoding hypothetical protein (COG:L; EggNog:ENOG503NX3G), with amino-acid sequence MASSAIPLERLGGHAFNHRTSVELEEEYDRLRDLARAEAEKKKSCFDRAHEAYERGDGAEAKSLSNEGKRHQAKQAEYNKQAAEFIFRENNAMGRIAEDTIDLHGLFVEEAEDILEARIRDAQARGQSHLHVIVGKGNHSTGGVRKIKPRVEQLCRELGLDYATEENEGRIYVDLGGNRVEAPPPLPPQPDGHQSHSRPQKRPHRPRPEQPQRPQRPEEPEDDGIFGCIKACCTLM
- the GPA1 gene encoding guanine nucleotide-binding protein subunit alpha (COG:D; COG:T; EggNog:ENOG503NV23), whose translation is MGCGMSTEEKEGKARNEEIENQLKRDRMQQRNEIKMLLLGAGESGKSTILKQMKLIHEGGYSRDERESFKEIIFSNTVQSMRVILEAMESLELPLADARMEYHVQTIFMQPAQIEGDVLPPEVGNAIEALWRDAGVQSCFKRSREYQLNDSARYYFDNIARIAAPDYMPNDQDVLRSRVKTTGITETTFIIGELTYRMFDVGGQRSERKKWIHCFENVTTILFLVAISEYDQLLFEDETVNRMQEALTLFDSICNSRWFIKTSIILFLNKIDRFKEKLPVSPMKNYFPDYEGGDDYGQACDYILNRFVSLNQHESKQIYTHFTCATDTTQIRFVMAAVNDIIIQENLRLCGLI